AGCTGTCGTGGGGGCGCTCGTTTTGTTGCCTGTCAGCGTATTGCCCGCCGTTGGGCGGTTGGCCGGCACTGGTTATTTTGTGGTAGCGTTGTTGTTGGGTCTGGCCCAGTTGGCCGCAGCCGTGCAGTTTGCCCGTCACTTGGACGAGCGCTCGGCACGGATGCTGTTGCGTGCCTCGCTCATCTACTTGCCCTGTGTGCTTGTGTTCCTGTTGTTGTCGGCCCCTATCGTGCGTTGAAGCTCTTCGAGAAAGGTACAAGCGACCTGTCATGGCCATTGCCACAGACGCCCCTCATGGGCACGCTCAACACTTGAAATTGCAATACCAGCCCGGCTTACCGCTACCCAACGGCAAGTTGTTCATGTGGCTGTTTTTGTCGACCGAGATTATGTTTTTCGCCGCCCTGATCGGCGTGTACATCGTGATTCGCTTCGGTGCGCCAGACTGGCCGGCGACGCACGACGTGCATCTGTCTGAACCCATTGGCGCGTTCAATACCTTCGTGCTGATCTGTTCCAGCGTGTCCATTGTCTTGGCGCTGGAAAGCGCGCGAGCCAACAAAAGCGGTCTGGCAAAGGTTTGGATGCTGATCACTTTGGCATTAGGTTGTGTATTTTTGGGCGTCAAGGGTTACGAGTACAACGCCAAGTTCTCGCACGGCATTTATCCTGCCACACCGCGCAGCCGGATTCACGAGCGAGCCGATCTGGATTTTGGCTCGGCCGCCCGTGTGCGTTTGCAGACGATCATCGAGCCTCTGGCCAAGATTCCCGCCGAAACGTTGTCGAAGGAGGAAGCGGATCAATTAGTTTTGGCCAAGAAGATCAAGGACGACTTTTCCGCCACAAACCCGGTAACTTTGCAGCGCCTGGCCGACGACATCATGCCGCCACCGTCGCTGGAAGGGGAACATACTAGCGTCGCCGCGCATCCGGAGACGCTCAGCGAAGAGCATCCGTGGGTCCAACTCCCCTACCTGGCGGCGGAGCACGACAAGGTGGAATACGTCCGCGAGCTCGTCGAGTCGTTCAAGCTGCCGATGGTGATTCCTGGCGGCAATATGTGGGCCAGCACTTATTTCTTGTTGACGGGCTTTCACGCCGTACACGTGTTGGTAGGGCTGATCGTGTTCGCCATCATGCTTACGATCACGCTTGACGCCACGAAAGCCGGCGCCATCGAGAATATCGGTCTGTACTGGCACTTCGTCGATCTGGTGTGGATTTTCCTGTTTCCGTTGCTGTATCTGTTCTGACCATTCGGCCGCTGCGGCGGCTTCATTGTGGAGTTCTTAGTTATGCACGACGCCGGCCATTCATCCGAGGCACACGGCCACGCGCACGGTGAACCTGCAAACGGTGATCACGGGCATGCCCACGGCGGTATTGCCAAATACATCTACGTGTTCCTGGCGCTGTGCGTACTGACCGGGGCTTCGTTCTTTACGTATTCCAGCGCGTGGCCGTGGCACGATCAGCCGGCGGTGGGGCGATTTTTTATGATGGCGGTATCATGCACCAAGGCCATGTTGGTGATTTTGTTCTTCATGCACTTGAAGTACGAAGCCGACTGGAAGTATGTGCTGACGATTCCGGCGTCGATTATGTCGATATTCCTGATGCTGGCGCTGGTGCCCGATGTGGGTCTGCGCATGCGTACCTACTCGCCCGAGCGTCGCGAGCATGCGGCGCTGCCCGAGGTGCAATTCCAAAAGCTGCAAAAGAAGGTGAAGGAATTGGAACCGGTCCACGATACGTCGGCACCGGCTGCCATCGCGCCGGCACACTAGTGGAATCGATGTCTTTGGTCTGGGGAATTGTCTGAGCTGGCCGTCAACAGACGGTACTTCGGCCGCTCGTTACAAGCTGAGCGCAGCGTTAGTTGCTCGACACGTTCCTCGTGCGACAATTGAGTTCTCTCCATGGTTTCCTCAGCCGCTCTGAATGTCTCGCGGCTGGTGCATCGCTACGGCGATCGCCTGGCGCTCGAGGATGTCAGCCTGTCCGTGGATCAGGGCGAGATCTTCGCCTTTCTCGGCCCCAATGGCGGCGGCAAGACGACGCTGTTTCGCCTGCTGTCGACGCTCGTCCCCATTCAATCGGGCGCGATCGATATTCTCGGTCTCGACGTGCGCAGGCAACCTGATGAGGTTCGCTCGAATATCGGCGTCGTGTTCCAGGCGCCGAGCCTCGATCGCAAGCTCACCGTGAATGAGAACCTCTGGCAGCATGGCCAGTTGTACGGGCTGTCGCGTGGAGTGCTTTCCACGCGGCGGACGGAGATGCTGGCACGCTTTGGTTTGACCGACCGAGCGGGTGACCTGGTGGAAACGCTCTCGGGCGGGTTGCGGCGCCGCGTTGAGCTGGCAAAGGGTTTGCTGCATCGTCCGCGCGTTTTGTTGCTCGACGAGCCCAGCACTGGGCTCGATCCCGGGGCACGCAGCGACCTGTGGGAGTATTTGCACCGTGTGCGCGACGAAGACGGGGTGACCGTCGTGCTGACGACACATCTGCTCGAAGAAGCCGAGAAGGCCGACCGTCTGGCAATCATGAGTGCCGGCAAGCTCGTGGCGCTAGATACACCCGATCGCCTGCGTGCCACGGTCGGCGGTGACACGATCTGGATCGAAACTGATCGCCCCGAGCAAATGGCGGCGGACATAACCGAGCGTTTGGGGTGCGCGGCAAACGTGGTCGGCGCGCGTGTGCGTTTGGAGTTGCCCGACGGCCATCAATGGATTGCCCGACTCGTCGAAGGTTTCCCCGGCCAGATCAGCTCGATATCGCTGGGTAAACCGACACTGGAAGATGTATTCATTGCCCGCACCGGCCACCGCTTCTGGCAGGCCGAGGAGGTGGGCGTTGGCTGAGCATACCGTAGACCCCGCACCAGGGGGCAAGATCGAGCCTGACAGTAATCGCGCCGGCACAGCTTCGGCGTTTTCGGCAACGGCGCGCGTTGCCAGCAACGGAGGAGATTCTCGTGGCGAGCCCAGCGCAGTGCGGCGCGCAACCGGCTCGGCCGTATGGTCGCTGTGTTACCGTGAACTGATTCGCTTTGTTCGGCAACGCAATCGCATAGTGGGCGCGATTGGCCAACCGGTATTGTTCTGGGTGCTCTTTGGCGCGGGCCTGGGACCGACCTTTCAATTGCCAGGCATCGATGGCGACGTCAGTTACCGCGAATATTTCTTTCCCGGCACCTTGGCGTTGATTCTGTTGTTTACCGCCATCTTCTCGACGATCTCGATTATCGAAGACCGGCGTGAGGGGTTCCTGCAGTCGGTGCTCGTGGCCCCTATTTCGCGCTGGTCGATGGTGTTGGGAAAAGTTTTAGGAGGATCGATCCTGGCGACAGGGCAGGGAGTCTTGTTCCTACTTTTGGGACTTTTAGTGGGTTTGCACTTTTCTCTAGCCGGTTTTGCAGCCGCGGCGCTGTTTTCGTTTGTTGTGGCGTTTGCGCTCACGTCGCTAGGGTTTGTAATTGCCTGGCGGATGGACTCCACGCAAGGGTTCCATGCCATTATGAGTGTGTTTTTGCTACCCATGTGGCTGCTGTCGGGTGCCTTCTTCCCCGCTGAGCATGGCTGGTTAAACTGGATTATGTGGGCCAATCCGTTGACCTATGGTGTCGCGGGGTTGCGCCGATTGTTGTATCTGGGCGAGGCCGCGCAGAGTGTGCCAGATTGGCTGGCCGTGCTGCCGTCGTTGCCCATGGCACTCGCCGTCACTGCGATATTTGCCATCGGAACATTTGCCGTGGGTTGCTGGATCGCTGGTCAGCGCACGACAGGAGACTTGTTATGACCCTACAGGTAAAGATCTGGTTATCGCTCTTGTTGTCGTTGCTAATTGCTTACACGTCCTATTCCGGTTGGCGTCTTTACCATCGCGACGACTTTGTTTCGCGCGCGACGGAAAGCCGCTCGCGCCATATCGAGCGCACGCGCGCAATGGGATCTATCGCCGATTCCGAGCTGGTCGACACCGCCGGCAAGCCGTTTTCGCTCGATTCTCTGGCGGGCAAAGTGTGGCTGGCAAGCTTCTTCTTCAGCAGTTGCCCGGGCCCTTGTGCACAGATGAATCGCGCCATCGCCGGATTGCAGAACGATTGGAAGGACGACAATCTGAAATTCGTGAGCATCACGGTCGACCCTACGAACGACACGCCGGAAGTGCTCGCCAAATACGCCCGCACATTTCACGCAGATCCTGAGCGCTGGACGTTCCTAAGTTGCCCATTTGCCAAAGTGCAAGCTCTCGGCACGGAAGCATTTCAAGTGCCTATTGGCCCCAAGATGCACACCGAGCGGGTGATCCTGGTCGACAAATGGAAAAACGTCCGCAGCATGTACCTGACGAGCGATGCGACTCAGATGTTGGCGCTGAATCGAAAAATCAAGGAATTGTTGGCCGAGGAAACTCCGCCCGCGAAAACGGATGACTCAGATTCGGTCGTCGCTATTCGCGAAGCGGAGTCGCCTAAAGATGAGGTGTCCAATGGCGGCCCCGCGGTTGCCGATGCTCCATCGTCCGCCGCCGCAGCGTCCGAATCCTCGACGCCTCTCGAGGGCGCATCGGCAACCGCGGGGCCGGCGAAGGCCGACACCGAGGCGAAGCCGTGACAGCATACGTGGCGCTTTGCGATACCGCTGTACCGTTGCTGGCTATGTCCGTGCGGGATCTGCCGACGGTCAACGCGCTTTTGAATGCTGCGGCAACGCTGCTTTTATTGTTCGGTTTTTACTTGATAAAAAGTGGCCGC
This genomic stretch from Pirellulales bacterium harbors:
- a CDS encoding heme-copper oxidase subunit III, producing MAIATDAPHGHAQHLKLQYQPGLPLPNGKLFMWLFLSTEIMFFAALIGVYIVIRFGAPDWPATHDVHLSEPIGAFNTFVLICSSVSIVLALESARANKSGLAKVWMLITLALGCVFLGVKGYEYNAKFSHGIYPATPRSRIHERADLDFGSAARVRLQTIIEPLAKIPAETLSKEEADQLVLAKKIKDDFSATNPVTLQRLADDIMPPPSLEGEHTSVAAHPETLSEEHPWVQLPYLAAEHDKVEYVRELVESFKLPMVIPGGNMWASTYFLLTGFHAVHVLVGLIVFAIMLTITLDATKAGAIENIGLYWHFVDLVWIFLFPLLYLF
- a CDS encoding ABC transporter ATP-binding protein, translating into MVSSAALNVSRLVHRYGDRLALEDVSLSVDQGEIFAFLGPNGGGKTTLFRLLSTLVPIQSGAIDILGLDVRRQPDEVRSNIGVVFQAPSLDRKLTVNENLWQHGQLYGLSRGVLSTRRTEMLARFGLTDRAGDLVETLSGGLRRRVELAKGLLHRPRVLLLDEPSTGLDPGARSDLWEYLHRVRDEDGVTVVLTTHLLEEAEKADRLAIMSAGKLVALDTPDRLRATVGGDTIWIETDRPEQMAADITERLGCAANVVGARVRLELPDGHQWIARLVEGFPGQISSISLGKPTLEDVFIARTGHRFWQAEEVGVG
- a CDS encoding cytochrome C oxidase subunit IV family protein, which codes for MHDAGHSSEAHGHAHGEPANGDHGHAHGGIAKYIYVFLALCVLTGASFFTYSSAWPWHDQPAVGRFFMMAVSCTKAMLVILFFMHLKYEADWKYVLTIPASIMSIFLMLALVPDVGLRMRTYSPERREHAALPEVQFQKLQKKVKELEPVHDTSAPAAIAPAH
- a CDS encoding ABC transporter permease, giving the protein MAEHTVDPAPGGKIEPDSNRAGTASAFSATARVASNGGDSRGEPSAVRRATGSAVWSLCYRELIRFVRQRNRIVGAIGQPVLFWVLFGAGLGPTFQLPGIDGDVSYREYFFPGTLALILLFTAIFSTISIIEDRREGFLQSVLVAPISRWSMVLGKVLGGSILATGQGVLFLLLGLLVGLHFSLAGFAAAALFSFVVAFALTSLGFVIAWRMDSTQGFHAIMSVFLLPMWLLSGAFFPAEHGWLNWIMWANPLTYGVAGLRRLLYLGEAAQSVPDWLAVLPSLPMALAVTAIFAIGTFAVGCWIAGQRTTGDLL
- a CDS encoding SCO family protein; its protein translation is MTLQVKIWLSLLLSLLIAYTSYSGWRLYHRDDFVSRATESRSRHIERTRAMGSIADSELVDTAGKPFSLDSLAGKVWLASFFFSSCPGPCAQMNRAIAGLQNDWKDDNLKFVSITVDPTNDTPEVLAKYARTFHADPERWTFLSCPFAKVQALGTEAFQVPIGPKMHTERVILVDKWKNVRSMYLTSDATQMLALNRKIKELLAEETPPAKTDDSDSVVAIREAESPKDEVSNGGPAVADAPSSAAAASESSTPLEGASATAGPAKADTEAKP